A stretch of Ipomoea triloba cultivar NCNSP0323 chromosome 11, ASM357664v1 DNA encodes these proteins:
- the LOC115997660 gene encoding GEM-like protein 4: MKQNPINKWAVLLNQSSTKWALPDSAPTQCHLNPPSKVRNGAVRLRPKITDTVKGKLILGAKLLQAGGVQKVFKKNFSVKEGEKLLKASQCYLSTTSGPMPGLLFVSTHKVSFLSDRSIKILSSTGKSMRMHYKVSIPISKIKRAKESENLKNPSEKYIQVVTEDHFEFWFMWFLHHQKTLKYLQNVISQARYL, from the coding sequence ATGAAGCAAAATCCCATAAACAAGTGGGCAGTTTTACTGAATCAGAGCTCAACAAAATGGGCACTTCCTGATTCTGCACCCACCCAATGCCATCTGAATCCCCCTTCAAAAGTAAGAAATGGTGCAGTGAGATTAAGACCCAAGATAACAGACACTGTGAAAGGAAAGCTGATCCTAGGGGCAAAACTTCTCCAAGCAGGTGGCGTCCAAAAGGTGTTCAAGAAAAACTTCAGTGTTAAAGAAGGGGAAAAGCTGTTGAAGGCATCTCAATGTTATTTATCAACAACATCTGGTCCAATGCCTGGCCTACTCTTTGTTTCCACTCATAAAGTTTCCTTTCTTAGTGATAGATCAATCAAGATCCTTTCTTCAACCGGAAAGTCCATGAGAATGCATTATAAGGTGTCAATCCCAATTTCAAAAATTAAGAGAGCAAAGGAAAGTGAGAATTTGAAGAATCCATCAGAGAAGTACATACAAGTAGTCACAGAAGATCATTTTGAGTTCTGGTTTATGTGGTTCCTACACCATCAAAAAACCTTGAAATATCTCCAGAATGTAATTTCTCAAGCTCGGTATCTGTAG